The Burkholderia pyrrocinia genome includes a region encoding these proteins:
- a CDS encoding M20 aminoacylase family protein, which yields MDAIDAMEESTLQGRLKAWRRHLHQHPETGFEEVNTSDYVARILTTLGLDVHRGIGGTGLVANLTAGAGKRAIGIRADMDALNIAEHAPGREHASCTPGKMHACGHDGHMSMVLGAAQLLAERKDFDGTVRFIFQPAEEHGRGAKAMMADGLFERFPVDAIFGAHNMPGMRAGSFSTRAGGIMASEDNFVIRIDGRGTHAARPHMGIDPIVIGSQIVLALQTIVSRNLDPGQQAVISCTEFLPDGLRNVLPSTVTIKGDTRSYSRDVQALLETRMREISEGICRTHGATCTFDYTHEFAPTVNSPEWVDTAVQAAAHIAGAAAVNADVQPMMISEDFGAFLQAVPGNFVFIGNGDAADRGGVPLHNATYDFNDEILPVGARYFAEVARRALRAA from the coding sequence ATGGACGCAATAGACGCAATGGAAGAAAGCACGCTGCAGGGACGACTGAAGGCCTGGCGCCGCCATCTGCACCAGCATCCGGAGACGGGTTTCGAAGAAGTGAACACGTCAGACTATGTCGCGCGCATCCTGACGACGCTCGGGCTCGACGTGCATCGCGGGATCGGCGGCACGGGCCTCGTCGCGAACCTGACGGCCGGCGCCGGCAAGCGCGCGATCGGCATCCGCGCGGACATGGACGCGCTGAACATCGCCGAGCACGCGCCAGGTCGCGAACATGCGTCGTGCACGCCCGGCAAGATGCATGCGTGCGGGCACGACGGCCATATGTCGATGGTGCTCGGCGCCGCGCAACTGCTGGCCGAGCGCAAGGATTTCGACGGCACGGTGCGCTTCATTTTCCAGCCGGCCGAGGAGCACGGCCGCGGCGCGAAGGCGATGATGGCCGACGGGCTGTTCGAGCGCTTTCCGGTCGACGCGATCTTCGGCGCGCACAACATGCCGGGCATGCGCGCGGGGTCGTTCTCGACGCGCGCGGGCGGCATCATGGCGAGCGAGGACAATTTCGTGATCCGGATCGACGGGCGCGGCACGCATGCGGCACGCCCGCACATGGGCATCGATCCGATCGTGATCGGCTCGCAGATCGTGCTTGCGCTGCAGACGATCGTGTCGCGCAATCTCGATCCGGGCCAGCAGGCCGTGATCTCGTGCACGGAGTTCCTGCCCGACGGGCTGCGCAACGTGCTGCCGTCGACCGTGACGATCAAGGGCGACACGCGCAGCTATTCGCGCGACGTGCAGGCGCTGCTGGAAACGCGGATGCGCGAGATCAGCGAAGGGATCTGCCGCACGCACGGCGCGACCTGCACGTTCGATTACACGCACGAGTTCGCGCCGACGGTGAATTCTCCGGAATGGGTCGACACGGCCGTGCAGGCCGCGGCGCATATCGCAGGCGCGGCAGCGGTGAACGCCGACGTGCAGCCGATGATGATCTCGGAGGATTTCGGCGCGTTCCTGCAGGCCGTGCCCGGCAATTTCGTGTTCATCGGCAACGGCGACGCGGCCGATCGCGGCGGCGTGCCGCTGCACAACGCGACGTACGATTTCAACGACGAGATCCTGCCGGTCGGCGCGCGTTATTTCGCGGAAGTGGCGCGGCGCGCGTTGCGGGCTGCGTAG
- a CDS encoding GntR family transcriptional regulator, which yields MSQTPRNPLLLRTRGMAAEIAARLRVMIDEGELPPGARIDEKELSLAFDVSKTPLREALKVLVAEGAVTHRQYIGYRVASIDLDDLVATFELLHGLEAMAGELLRKRIGASTLAALQAKHRRMVECHEAGKRVEYFRLNQQIHQMIVDAAGNPVLSGIYASLMSKVHRARGAANTDTLRWAESLHEHDDIMAALADPDHAVLPQVLRSHSENTAREVLAILDRTGTADAPAQRSAGA from the coding sequence ATGAGCCAGACACCCCGCAATCCCCTGCTTCTGCGCACGCGCGGCATGGCCGCGGAGATCGCTGCGCGCCTGCGCGTGATGATCGACGAGGGCGAATTGCCGCCCGGCGCGCGAATCGACGAAAAGGAACTCAGCCTCGCGTTCGACGTGTCGAAAACGCCGCTGCGCGAAGCGCTGAAGGTGCTCGTCGCGGAAGGCGCCGTCACGCATCGCCAGTACATCGGCTATCGCGTCGCGTCGATCGACCTCGACGATCTGGTCGCGACGTTCGAACTGCTGCACGGGCTGGAGGCGATGGCGGGCGAGTTGCTGCGCAAGCGCATCGGCGCGTCGACGCTCGCCGCGCTGCAGGCGAAGCACCGGCGGATGGTCGAATGCCATGAAGCCGGCAAGCGGGTCGAATATTTCCGGCTGAACCAGCAGATCCATCAGATGATCGTCGACGCGGCCGGCAACCCCGTGCTGTCGGGCATCTATGCGTCGCTGATGTCGAAGGTGCACCGCGCGCGCGGCGCCGCGAACACCGACACGCTGCGCTGGGCCGAGTCGCTGCACGAGCACGACGACATCATGGCCGCGCTCGCCGATCCCGACCACGCGGTGCTGCCGCAGGTGCTGCGCAGCCATTCGGAGAACACCGCGCGCGAGGTGCTCGCGATCCTCGATCGCACCGGCACGGCCGACGCGCCGGCGCAGCGGTCGGCCGGCGCGTGA
- a CDS encoding Lrp/AsnC family transcriptional regulator, translating to MTTPLDAFDRKLLMEIQRDAQTPQAELGARVNLSTAAVNRRLRRLAEDGVIERYTAVVAPDKLDHPLTIVVNVEVESEQIDQLDAMKRAFERCPQIQQCYYVTGEWDFVLILAVRNMDQYNALTRELFFANNNVKRFKTLVSMSRVKVGLEVPVDTGE from the coding sequence ATGACCACCCCTCTCGATGCATTCGATCGCAAGCTGCTGATGGAAATCCAGCGCGACGCGCAGACGCCGCAGGCCGAACTCGGCGCGCGCGTCAACCTGTCGACCGCGGCCGTGAACCGGCGCCTGCGGCGTCTCGCGGAAGACGGCGTGATCGAGCGCTATACGGCCGTCGTCGCGCCGGACAAGCTCGATCATCCGCTGACGATCGTCGTGAACGTCGAGGTCGAGAGCGAGCAGATCGACCAGCTCGACGCGATGAAGCGCGCCTTCGAGCGGTGCCCGCAGATCCAGCAGTGCTACTACGTGACGGGGGAATGGGATTTCGTGCTGATCCTCGCCGTGCGCAATATGGATCAGTACAACGCGCTCACGCGCGAGCTGTTCTTCGCGAACAACAACGTGAAGCGGTTCAAGACGCTCGTGAGCATGAGCCGCGTGAAGGTCGGGCTCGAGGTGCCGGTCGATACCGGCGAATGA
- a CDS encoding MFS transporter — protein MSSTSGVAALTVGKSAVRWKIFLVMLSLIAINYVDRASLSVAMPYISQEFNIGPAMEGLILSSFFWTYAVMQIPGGMLADRFKPRIVIATATVFWGFFQAIAALCTNAPALLLTRLGLGAAEAPIYPAGGKLNAIWMTQTERGRGATLLDGGAPLGAALGAVLIAGLIAVLGSWRLAFAVAGVGTVLAGLLAWHYIRNTPREHPGVNDLEAEYIEASHASDLAAEPADASGRSRDFFKYRSVWCMFFGWMCFNSVFYGLLTWMPNYLHKVHGFDIKEMGGATFIIFFSGFVGELLGGWIADKWKAAGGRPNVVMRTLFSIAAVIATVSIFSVAYVKNPVVVVALLSSTLFFLRWCGLYWCIPSSLGTRNKIGFLGGLMNLGGNLGGVTVPIVVGAIVQFTGSYFLALMVFAAAGVGLLVCSSAIDYENKLPV, from the coding sequence ATGTCTTCAACCTCCGGTGTCGCTGCCCTGACGGTCGGCAAATCCGCCGTCCGCTGGAAGATATTTCTCGTCATGCTGAGCCTCATCGCGATCAACTATGTCGATCGCGCGTCGCTGTCCGTCGCCATGCCTTACATCTCGCAGGAGTTCAACATCGGACCTGCGATGGAGGGTCTGATCCTCAGTTCGTTCTTCTGGACTTACGCGGTGATGCAGATCCCGGGCGGGATGCTGGCCGACCGGTTCAAGCCGCGCATCGTGATCGCGACGGCGACCGTGTTCTGGGGCTTCTTCCAGGCGATCGCCGCGCTGTGCACCAACGCGCCGGCGCTGCTGCTCACGCGCCTCGGCCTCGGCGCAGCCGAAGCGCCGATCTATCCGGCCGGCGGCAAGCTCAACGCGATCTGGATGACGCAGACCGAGCGCGGCCGCGGCGCCACGCTGCTCGACGGCGGCGCGCCGCTCGGCGCGGCACTGGGTGCGGTGCTGATCGCCGGGCTGATCGCGGTGCTCGGCTCGTGGCGGCTCGCGTTCGCGGTGGCCGGCGTCGGCACGGTGCTGGCCGGCCTGCTCGCGTGGCACTACATCCGCAACACGCCGCGCGAGCATCCGGGCGTCAACGACCTGGAAGCCGAATACATCGAGGCGTCGCATGCGAGCGATCTCGCGGCCGAGCCGGCCGACGCGTCGGGCCGCTCGCGCGACTTCTTCAAGTACCGCTCGGTGTGGTGCATGTTCTTCGGCTGGATGTGCTTCAACAGCGTGTTCTACGGGCTGCTCACGTGGATGCCGAACTACCTGCACAAGGTGCACGGCTTCGACATCAAGGAGATGGGCGGCGCGACCTTCATCATCTTTTTCAGCGGCTTCGTCGGCGAACTGCTCGGCGGCTGGATCGCCGACAAGTGGAAGGCCGCGGGCGGCCGCCCGAACGTCGTGATGCGCACGCTGTTCAGCATCGCCGCGGTGATCGCGACCGTGTCGATCTTCTCCGTCGCCTATGTGAAGAACCCGGTGGTGGTGGTCGCGCTGCTGTCGTCGACGCTGTTCTTCCTGCGCTGGTGCGGGCTGTACTGGTGCATCCCGTCGTCGCTCGGCACGCGCAACAAGATCGGCTTCCTCGGCGGCCTCATGAACCTCGGCGGCAACCTCGGCGGCGTCACCGTGCCGATCGTCGTCGGCGCGATCGTGCAGTTCACCGGTTCCTATTTCCTCGCGCTGATGGTCTTCGCGGCGGCCGGCGTCGGCCTGCTCGTGTGCTCCAGCGCAATCGACTACGAAAACAAGCTCCCCGTCTGA
- a CDS encoding serine hydrolase domain-containing protein, producing MSVSLAFRGIAAAAVVAGSCGGPALAAGGAPQDMPDVVPESVGVDSAPLVRMSAWLRHDRMDVRSLVVVKDGKIVFERYGDGLTRDNNYELYSVTKTITALLAGMLDGEGKLGPSTKVAPLIAAARPDLASELADKQDIELRHLMSMSSGLRYTTREGTDPLYYDAPDRLRVAVTSRAAQPPGAHFDYIDVNPVLVGTAVSIAAREREDAFARKRLFEPLGFAHYRWSGADGTGAVAGGWGLRLRAVDMAKIGMLLLDHGQWNGKQVVPAGWIRQMTTPSPAAADYGYYCWINHVVEHGTPEFGAMGFKGQFITVLPAQRAVVVMTSLLPTDGGLRDATYLNLYRRMVNDYILPALTPAQPPVERAETTRALRDELARSRQTKGVPGTAAAFNDTPET from the coding sequence ATGAGCGTTTCCCTCGCATTTCGCGGTATCGCGGCCGCTGCCGTCGTCGCCGGTTCGTGCGGCGGCCCGGCACTGGCGGCAGGCGGTGCGCCGCAGGACATGCCGGACGTCGTGCCCGAATCGGTCGGCGTCGATTCGGCGCCGCTCGTGCGGATGTCGGCATGGTTGCGTCACGACCGGATGGACGTGCGCAGCCTCGTCGTCGTGAAGGACGGCAAGATCGTGTTCGAGCGCTACGGCGACGGCCTCACGCGCGACAACAACTACGAGCTGTATTCGGTGACGAAGACAATCACCGCGCTGCTCGCCGGCATGCTCGACGGCGAGGGCAAGCTCGGCCCGTCGACGAAGGTCGCGCCGCTGATCGCGGCCGCGCGGCCCGATCTCGCGAGCGAACTCGCGGACAAGCAGGACATCGAGCTGCGGCACCTGATGTCGATGTCGAGCGGGCTGCGCTACACGACGCGCGAAGGCACCGATCCGCTCTACTACGACGCGCCCGACCGGCTGCGGGTCGCGGTGACGAGCCGCGCGGCGCAGCCGCCCGGCGCGCATTTCGACTATATCGACGTGAACCCGGTGCTGGTCGGCACGGCCGTGTCGATCGCCGCGCGCGAGCGCGAGGACGCATTCGCGCGCAAGCGGCTGTTCGAACCGCTCGGCTTTGCGCATTACCGCTGGAGCGGCGCCGATGGCACGGGCGCGGTGGCCGGCGGCTGGGGGCTGCGGCTGCGCGCCGTCGACATGGCGAAGATCGGCATGCTGCTGCTCGACCACGGCCAGTGGAACGGCAAGCAGGTCGTGCCGGCCGGCTGGATCCGGCAGATGACCACACCGTCGCCGGCCGCGGCCGACTACGGCTACTACTGCTGGATCAATCACGTGGTCGAGCACGGCACGCCCGAGTTCGGCGCGATGGGCTTCAAGGGGCAGTTCATCACGGTGCTGCCCGCGCAGCGCGCGGTCGTCGTGATGACGAGCCTGCTGCCGACCGACGGCGGCCTGCGCGATGCGACCTATCTGAACCTGTATCGGCGGATGGTCAACGACTACATCCTGCCCGCGCTCACACCGGCGCAGCCGCCTGTCGAACGCGCGGAAACGACCCGGGCGCTGCGCGACGAACTGGCGCGCAGCCGGCAGACGAAGGGCGTTCCCGGTACCGCCGCCGCGTTCAACGACACGCCGGAAACATGA
- a CDS encoding aspartate/glutamate racemase family protein, with protein MKKRTLLGMLTPSSNTSLEPLTSAMVAGLPGVSAHFARFPVTEISLTGQALGQFDDDKIIQAAMLLADAKVDVIAWNGTSSGWLGFEADERLCERITAATGIPATTSVLALNEILKRTNAHEFGLVTPYLDDVQTKIVDNYRRSGLNCIAERHLNLKVNFSFSEVAGDAIGNMVREVAAAGPRAISIFCTNLNAAHLVPALEEETGIPIYDTISTVVWKSLQLADYDTRQVKGWGRLFSDVI; from the coding sequence ATGAAAAAACGCACCCTGCTCGGCATGCTCACGCCGTCCTCCAATACCTCGCTCGAACCGCTGACGAGCGCGATGGTCGCCGGCCTGCCGGGCGTGTCCGCGCACTTCGCGCGCTTCCCGGTCACCGAGATCTCGCTGACGGGCCAGGCGCTCGGCCAGTTCGACGACGACAAGATCATCCAGGCCGCGATGCTGCTGGCCGATGCGAAGGTCGACGTGATCGCGTGGAACGGCACGTCGTCGGGCTGGCTCGGCTTCGAGGCCGACGAGCGGCTGTGCGAGCGCATCACCGCGGCGACCGGCATTCCGGCCACGACGTCCGTGCTCGCGCTCAACGAGATCCTGAAGAGGACGAACGCGCACGAGTTCGGCCTCGTCACGCCGTATCTCGACGACGTGCAGACGAAGATCGTCGACAACTACCGCCGCTCGGGGCTGAACTGCATCGCCGAGCGCCACCTGAACCTGAAGGTCAATTTCTCGTTCTCGGAAGTGGCCGGCGACGCGATCGGCAACATGGTGCGCGAAGTGGCGGCGGCCGGCCCGCGCGCAATCTCGATCTTCTGCACGAACCTGAACGCCGCGCATCTGGTGCCGGCGCTCGAGGAGGAGACGGGCATCCCGATCTACGACACGATCTCGACCGTCGTGTGGAAGTCGCTGCAGCTTGCCGACTACGACACGCGGCAGGTCAAGGGCTGGGGACGTCTCTTCAGCGACGTGATCTGA
- a CDS encoding porin — MKTKTRNGLLAAGACCALAAPGAHAQSSVTLYGIIDTGVEFVSHANAAGDHVVRMPGVTGELPSRWGLRGTEDLGGGYQAVFTLESGFNVRGGDLGQGGRLFGRQAFVGLKSGFGTLAFGRQYTMTYLALQGADIIGPDIYGLGSFDAYVPNGRADNAVTYLGTYRGVTLGAAYSFGRDGAGTGNSPGQGTCAGQVPGDAVQCRNWSVMLKYDSAYFGAAASYEEQRGGTGAAANFFDGVAPVPFTSSGGKDARTHVSAYAQAAGARIGAGWIGRRVSTGSPAAAGAHSDLFFVGASYAVKPDFVVDGEGYRIVNSAHDTRATMATLRATYLLTKRTAVYAQSSYLWNSAHARYSVSGGGPGTTPGAGMGQLGAMVGVRHMF, encoded by the coding sequence ATGAAAACGAAGACAAGGAACGGCCTGCTGGCCGCCGGCGCATGCTGCGCGCTCGCCGCGCCGGGCGCACACGCACAGTCGAGCGTGACGCTGTACGGGATCATCGATACGGGCGTCGAATTCGTGTCGCACGCAAACGCGGCCGGCGACCACGTGGTGCGGATGCCGGGCGTGACCGGCGAGTTGCCGTCGCGCTGGGGGTTGCGCGGCACCGAGGATCTCGGCGGTGGCTACCAGGCGGTGTTCACGCTCGAAAGCGGCTTCAACGTGCGCGGCGGCGATCTCGGGCAGGGCGGACGGCTGTTCGGGCGGCAGGCGTTCGTCGGGCTGAAGAGCGGCTTCGGCACGCTCGCGTTCGGCCGTCAGTACACGATGACCTATCTCGCGCTGCAGGGCGCGGACATCATCGGCCCCGACATCTACGGGCTCGGCTCGTTCGACGCGTACGTGCCGAACGGACGCGCCGACAACGCGGTGACCTACCTCGGCACGTATCGCGGCGTGACGCTCGGCGCCGCGTATTCGTTCGGCCGCGACGGCGCGGGCACCGGCAACTCGCCGGGGCAAGGCACGTGCGCGGGGCAGGTGCCGGGCGACGCGGTGCAGTGCCGCAACTGGTCGGTGATGCTCAAGTACGACAGCGCGTATTTCGGTGCGGCGGCATCGTACGAGGAGCAGCGCGGCGGCACCGGCGCGGCCGCGAACTTCTTCGACGGCGTCGCGCCCGTCCCCTTCACGAGCAGCGGCGGCAAGGACGCGCGCACGCACGTGAGCGCGTATGCGCAGGCGGCCGGCGCGCGGATCGGCGCGGGCTGGATCGGGCGGCGCGTGTCGACCGGTTCGCCGGCCGCGGCCGGCGCGCATTCGGACCTGTTCTTCGTCGGTGCGTCGTATGCGGTGAAGCCCGATTTCGTCGTCGACGGCGAAGGCTACCGGATCGTCAACAGCGCGCACGATACGCGCGCGACGATGGCGACGCTGCGCGCGACCTACCTGCTGACCAAGCGCACGGCCGTCTACGCGCAGTCGTCGTATCTGTGGAACAGCGCGCATGCACGCTACTCGGTCAGTGGCGGCGGGCCAGGCACGACGCCCGGCGCAGGGATGGGGCAGCTCGGCGCGATGGTCGGCGTGCGGCACATGTTCTGA
- the hydA gene encoding dihydropyrimidinase produces the protein MSNDLDFVIRHADVVTAADRFSCDIGIRAGRVAMLGHGLPRAPRELDATGMLVMPGGVDAHCHLDQPMPDGLRMADDFLSGTRSALCGGTTTVIPFAAQAKGQSLQAAVDDYHRRAEGRALVDYGFHLIVADPTPHVLAEELPRLIANGYTSFKVYMTYDDLKLNDRQMLDVLSVARAHGALVMVHAENSDCIGWLTERLLGDGHVAPHFHAHARPAVVEREATHRAIAFAELVDVPILIVHVSGAEAIEQIRWGQSRGLPILAETCPQYLYLTAADLGRDGYEGAKCVCSPPPRDPANQQAVWKALKQGVFSVFSSDHAPFNYDDPCGKHPGGQAVSFDHIPNGIPGLETRLPLLFDGVRAGRLSLHQFVELTSLRPAKLYGLYPRKGTIAVGADADIVVWDPDKRVRIANASLHHAVDYTPYEGIEVTGWPRHCLSRGELLVEDGRLLAAEPGRGQFVPAGKPCLD, from the coding sequence ATGTCGAACGATCTCGATTTCGTGATCCGTCATGCGGACGTCGTGACGGCGGCGGACCGGTTCTCGTGCGACATCGGCATCCGCGCGGGGCGCGTGGCCATGCTCGGCCACGGGCTTCCGCGCGCGCCGCGCGAGCTCGATGCGACCGGGATGCTCGTGATGCCGGGCGGCGTCGATGCGCATTGCCATCTCGATCAGCCGATGCCCGACGGGCTGCGGATGGCCGACGATTTCCTGTCCGGCACGCGCTCGGCGCTGTGCGGCGGCACGACGACCGTGATCCCGTTCGCCGCGCAGGCGAAGGGGCAGTCGCTGCAGGCCGCCGTCGACGACTATCACCGGCGTGCCGAAGGGCGTGCGCTGGTCGACTACGGTTTTCACCTGATCGTCGCCGATCCGACGCCGCACGTGCTGGCCGAGGAGCTGCCGCGGCTGATCGCGAACGGCTACACGTCGTTCAAGGTGTACATGACCTACGACGACCTGAAGCTGAACGACCGCCAGATGCTCGACGTGCTGTCGGTGGCGCGCGCGCACGGCGCGCTCGTGATGGTGCATGCGGAGAACTCGGACTGCATCGGCTGGCTGACCGAGCGGCTGCTCGGCGACGGCCATGTCGCGCCGCATTTCCACGCGCACGCGCGGCCGGCGGTGGTCGAACGCGAGGCGACGCATCGCGCGATCGCGTTCGCGGAACTCGTCGACGTGCCGATCCTGATCGTGCACGTATCGGGCGCCGAGGCGATCGAGCAGATCCGCTGGGGGCAGTCGCGCGGCTTGCCGATCCTCGCCGAGACCTGCCCGCAATACCTGTATCTGACGGCCGCCGATCTCGGTCGCGACGGCTATGAAGGCGCGAAGTGCGTGTGCAGCCCGCCGCCGCGCGATCCGGCGAACCAGCAGGCCGTGTGGAAGGCGCTGAAGCAGGGCGTGTTCTCGGTGTTCTCGTCCGACCATGCGCCGTTCAACTACGACGATCCGTGCGGCAAGCATCCGGGCGGGCAGGCCGTATCGTTCGACCATATCCCGAACGGGATTCCGGGGCTCGAGACGCGGCTGCCGCTGCTGTTCGACGGCGTGCGCGCGGGGCGACTGTCGCTGCACCAGTTCGTCGAGCTCACGTCGCTGCGGCCCGCGAAGCTGTACGGGTTGTATCCGCGCAAGGGGACGATCGCGGTCGGCGCCGATGCGGATATCGTCGTGTGGGATCCCGACAAGCGCGTGCGGATCGCGAATGCGTCGCTGCATCATGCGGTCGACTACACGCCGTACGAAGGGATCGAGGTGACGGGCTGGCCGCGTCATTGCCTGTCGCGCGGCGAGCTGCTCGTCGAGGACGGCCGGCTGCTCGCGGCCGAGCCCGGGCGCGGGCAGTTCGTGCCGGCCGGCAAGCCGTGCCTCGATTGA
- a CDS encoding tannase/feruloyl esterase family alpha/beta hydrolase → MNRKSAILCIAPLSAAAMLAGCGGDDSVSSAPTHLSAATPAAMAQTCDALAAKLAYANTSFTSVTTAAAGALTVAGKPIAEHCVIEGKMNERVSAADGKTYAIGFEMRLPKAWNGRFFYQANGGLDGNVVTATGEIGGGGPLTDALNQGFAVISSDSGHSAAQNPLFGVDPQARLDYGYGAVDALTPMAKQVIRLAYGKAPDRSYFGGCSNGGRHAMVTAVRNPGDYDGIIAGDPGFHLPKAAIGEMYGAQQFAKIASATGSNGLPDIRSGFTDAERQFVGAKILDQCDALDGAADGMVQDVAACQAHFSVDADIPTCANGTRTGSCLTTAQKTALDNVFAGARNSAGTALYASFPYDPGVAGSGWAGWKQSNSVTLDPAAMAFTFMTPPKSAATLANLPGFALGFDMDNDAPAIFATNGVYAQSAWSFMTPPDETNLSALKSRGAKLLVYHGTGDPVFSFNDTSDWYGRLAQANGGDASGFARFYPVPGMNHCSGGPAADQFDMLTPLVAWVEQGHAPAAIVAAARDTTNAVPNAEVPASWGAGRTRPLCPYPQVARYNGSGDVNSAASFSCR, encoded by the coding sequence TTGAACAGGAAATCTGCAATCCTCTGTATTGCGCCGCTGTCCGCCGCCGCCATGCTCGCCGGGTGCGGCGGCGACGATTCGGTCAGCTCCGCGCCCACGCACCTGAGCGCTGCGACGCCGGCCGCGATGGCGCAGACCTGCGACGCGCTCGCCGCGAAGCTCGCGTATGCGAACACGTCGTTCACGTCGGTGACGACCGCGGCCGCCGGCGCGCTGACGGTGGCCGGCAAGCCGATCGCCGAGCACTGCGTGATCGAAGGAAAAATGAACGAGCGCGTGAGCGCGGCGGACGGCAAGACCTATGCGATCGGCTTCGAGATGCGCTTGCCGAAGGCGTGGAACGGTCGCTTCTTCTACCAGGCGAACGGCGGGCTCGACGGCAATGTCGTGACCGCGACCGGCGAGATCGGCGGCGGCGGGCCGCTGACCGATGCGCTGAACCAGGGCTTCGCGGTGATCAGCTCGGATTCCGGGCACAGCGCCGCGCAGAACCCGCTGTTCGGCGTCGATCCGCAGGCGCGCCTCGACTATGGCTACGGCGCCGTCGATGCGCTGACGCCGATGGCGAAGCAGGTGATTCGTCTCGCCTACGGCAAGGCACCCGACCGCAGCTATTTCGGCGGCTGCTCGAACGGCGGCCGTCACGCGATGGTCACGGCCGTGCGCAACCCGGGCGACTACGACGGCATCATCGCGGGCGATCCGGGCTTCCACCTGCCGAAGGCGGCGATCGGCGAGATGTATGGCGCGCAGCAGTTCGCGAAGATCGCGTCGGCGACCGGATCGAACGGGCTGCCGGATATCCGCAGCGGCTTCACCGATGCGGAGCGCCAGTTCGTCGGCGCGAAGATTCTCGACCAATGCGATGCGCTCGACGGCGCGGCCGACGGGATGGTGCAGGACGTCGCCGCGTGCCAGGCGCACTTCAGCGTCGATGCGGACATCCCGACCTGCGCGAACGGCACGCGTACCGGGTCCTGCCTGACGACCGCACAGAAGACCGCGCTCGACAACGTGTTCGCGGGCGCGCGCAACAGCGCGGGCACGGCGCTCTACGCGAGCTTTCCATACGATCCGGGCGTGGCCGGCAGCGGCTGGGCCGGGTGGAAGCAGTCGAATTCGGTCACGCTCGATCCGGCCGCGATGGCGTTTACGTTCATGACGCCGCCGAAAAGCGCCGCGACGCTCGCGAACCTGCCCGGTTTCGCGCTCGGCTTCGACATGGACAACGACGCGCCGGCGATCTTCGCGACCAACGGCGTGTACGCGCAATCCGCGTGGTCGTTCATGACGCCGCCCGACGAGACGAACCTGTCCGCGCTGAAGTCGCGCGGCGCGAAGCTGCTCGTCTATCACGGCACGGGCGACCCGGTGTTCTCGTTCAACGACACGAGCGACTGGTACGGGCGGCTCGCGCAGGCGAACGGCGGCGACGCGTCGGGTTTCGCGCGCTTCTATCCGGTGCCCGGAATGAACCACTGTTCGGGCGGGCCGGCGGCCGACCAGTTCGACATGCTGACGCCGCTCGTCGCGTGGGTCGAGCAGGGGCATGCGCCCGCCGCGATCGTGGCCGCCGCGCGCGACACGACGAATGCGGTGCCGAACGCGGAGGTGCCCGCGTCATGGGGCGCGGGGCGCACGCGGCCGCTGTGCCCGTATCCGCAGGTGGCGCGCTACAACGGCTCGGGCGACGTGAACTCGGCGGCGAGCTTCAGTTGCCGCTGA